A stretch of Planococcus citri chromosome 5, ihPlaCitr1.1, whole genome shotgun sequence DNA encodes these proteins:
- the LOC135847468 gene encoding trypsin-1-like, whose protein sequence is MFLASAIVFVNVITIQLLQITTAEGLHINRRFPATDILHTPQRSMGTVVSKCPECDCRTNTRKKRIAGGTIAEENEFPWMAALKLTYRDRSTSFCGATIITKQHVLTAAHCVDGYTAGQPIEAALGRHYQKQRYERNEKIVGIKEIIRHPGFDFKSRSGNNDIAILKLNRTISFNIPQIQPACLPSSENEDYVDNFGTVIGWGFTGDSISTTNGIRKLEVPIIPTNDCRINYSHRNASFSVTDNMMCAGGIKGQDTCMGDSGGPLQIDLDGLGTMKVVGIVSWGGGCSDEPDYPTVYTRIDRYKHWIHDNIGEECLCEI, encoded by the exons ATGTTTCTTGCATCTGCGATCGTATTTGTTAATGTTATCACAATTCAATTGCTACAG ATTACAACAGCTGAAGGCTTACACATCAACAGACGATTTCCTGCGACAGATATTCTTCATACACCACAAAGAAGCATGGGAACGGTTGTTTCAAAGTGTCCTGAATGCG ATTGTAGAACAAATACTCGAAAAAAGAGGATTGCTGGAGGAACAATAGCCGAAGAAAACGAATTTCCTTGGATGGCAGCCTTGAAATTGACATACCGCGATAGGAGTACGTCATTTTGCGGAGCTACAATTATTACTAAGCAGCACGTATTAACTGCTGCACACTGTGTGGATGG ATACACTGCAGGTCAACCAATTGAAGCAGCTTTGGGTAGACATTATCAGAAACAACGATATGAGAGAAAcgaaaaaatagtaggtatcaAAGAGATAATTCGACACCCGGgatttgattttaaaagtaGATCTGGAAATAACGACatcgcaattttgaaattaaaccgCACCATATCATTCAATATCCCGCAAATTCAACCAGCATGCCTACCAAGTTCTG AAAATGAAGATTACGTTGATAACTTTGGCACCGTTATTGGATGGGGTTTCACTGGCGATTCGATTTCCACAACTAATGGGATACGGAAACTGGAAGTTCCTATCATTCCGACTAACGATTGTAGGATTAATTATAGTCATCGAAACGCGTCGTTTTCAGTAACTGATAACATGATGTGCGCTGGTGGTATTAAAGGACAAGATACCTGTATG GGTGACAGTGGCGGACCTTTACAAATCGATCTTGATGGACTTGGAACCATGAAAGTTGTTG GGATTGTTTCTTGGGGTGGTGGCTGCAGTGATGAGCCGGATTACCCTACCGTTTACACTCGAATTGATAGATATAAACATTGGATACATGATAACATAGGAGAAGAATGTCtatgtgaaatttga
- the LOC135848005 gene encoding anionic trypsin-2-like isoform X1, with protein MYLAPAIVFVNVIMMQFLQIPTAEGLYINRRFPATDIFYMPQSSWGIKTVVSKCPECDCRTNTRQKRIAGGTVAEENEFPWMAALRLKYGDTSTFCGATIITKQHVLTAAHCVDWFTADDIEASLRKHYQKQYERNEKIVGIKEIIRHPGYDSKRRSGNNDIAILKLNRTISFNIPQIQPACLPSSEKEDYVGNFGTVIGWGFTDNWVSTTNGIRKLEVPIIPTNDCRINYSHRNTSFSVTDNMMCAGGIKGHDTCKGDSGGPLQINLDGLGTMKVVGIVSWGGDCGDEPDYPSVYTRIDRYKHWIHDNIGEECLCEI; from the exons ATGTATCTTGCACCTGCGATCGTATTTGTTAATGTTATCATGATGCAATTCCTACAG ATTCCAACAGCTGAAGGCTTATACATCAACAGACGATTTCCTGCGACAGATATTTTTTATATGCCACAATCGAGCTGGGGCATAAAAACGGTTGTTTCAAAGTGTCCTGAATGCG ATTGTAGAACAAATACTCGTCAAAAGAGGATTGCTGGAGGAACAGTAGCCGAAGAAAACGAATTTCCTTGGATGGCAGCCTTGAGATTAAAATACGGCGATACGAGTACATTTTGCGGAGCTACAATTATTACTAAGCAGCACGTATTAACTGCTGCACACTGTGTGGATTG GTTTACTGCAGACGACATTGAAGCATCTTTGaggaaacattatcaaaaacaATATGAGAGAAAcgaaaaaatagtaggtatcaAAGAGATAATTCGACACCCGGGATATGATTCTAAAAGAAGATCTGGAAATAACGACAtcgctattttgaaattaaatcgcACCATATCATTCAATATCCCGCAAATTCAACCAGCATGCCTACCAAGTTCTG AAAAAGAAGATTACGTTGGTAACTTTGGCACCGTTATTGGATGGGGTTTCACTGATAATTGGGTTTCCACAACTAACGGGATACGGAAACTGGAAGTTCCCATCATTCCGACTAACGATTGTAGGATTAATTATAGTCATCGAAACACGTCGTTTTCAGTAACTGATAACATGATGTGCGCTGGTGGTATTAAAGGACATGATACCTGTAAG GGTGACAGTGGCGGACCTTTACAAATCAATCTTGATGGACTTGGAACCATGAAAGTTGTTG GGATTGTTTCTTGGGGTGGTGACTGCGGTGATGAGCCGGATTACCCTAGCGTTTACACTCGAATTGATAGATATAAACATTGGATACATGATAACATAGGAGAAGAATGtttatgtgaaatttga
- the LOC135848005 gene encoding plasma kallikrein-like isoform X2 → MYLAPAIVFVNVIMMQFLQIPTAEGLYINRRFPATDIFYMPQSSWGIKTVVSKCPECDCRTNTRQKRIAGGTVAEENEFPWMAALRLKYGDTSTFCGATIITKQHVLTAAHCVDWFTADDIEASLRKHYQKQYERNEKIVGIKEIIRHPGYDSKRRSGNNDIAILKLNRTISFNIPQIQPACLPSSEKEDYVGNFGTVIGWGFTDNWVSTTNGIRKLEVPIIPTNDCRINYSHRNTSFSVTDNMMCAGGIKGHDTCKGDSGGPLQINLDGLGTMKVVGEHREEISD, encoded by the exons ATGTATCTTGCACCTGCGATCGTATTTGTTAATGTTATCATGATGCAATTCCTACAG ATTCCAACAGCTGAAGGCTTATACATCAACAGACGATTTCCTGCGACAGATATTTTTTATATGCCACAATCGAGCTGGGGCATAAAAACGGTTGTTTCAAAGTGTCCTGAATGCG ATTGTAGAACAAATACTCGTCAAAAGAGGATTGCTGGAGGAACAGTAGCCGAAGAAAACGAATTTCCTTGGATGGCAGCCTTGAGATTAAAATACGGCGATACGAGTACATTTTGCGGAGCTACAATTATTACTAAGCAGCACGTATTAACTGCTGCACACTGTGTGGATTG GTTTACTGCAGACGACATTGAAGCATCTTTGaggaaacattatcaaaaacaATATGAGAGAAAcgaaaaaatagtaggtatcaAAGAGATAATTCGACACCCGGGATATGATTCTAAAAGAAGATCTGGAAATAACGACAtcgctattttgaaattaaatcgcACCATATCATTCAATATCCCGCAAATTCAACCAGCATGCCTACCAAGTTCTG AAAAAGAAGATTACGTTGGTAACTTTGGCACCGTTATTGGATGGGGTTTCACTGATAATTGGGTTTCCACAACTAACGGGATACGGAAACTGGAAGTTCCCATCATTCCGACTAACGATTGTAGGATTAATTATAGTCATCGAAACACGTCGTTTTCAGTAACTGATAACATGATGTGCGCTGGTGGTATTAAAGGACATGATACCTGTAAG GGTGACAGTGGCGGACCTTTACAAATCAATCTTGATGGACTTGGAACCATGAAAGTTGTTG GTGAACACCGCGAGGAGATTTCTGACTAG